A single region of the Felis catus isolate Fca126 chromosome F2, F.catus_Fca126_mat1.0, whole genome shotgun sequence genome encodes:
- the LOC109495894 gene encoding tigger transposable element-derived protein 1-like: protein MMEPLHLRAQIDWKEMEETARGLEVEPEDVSEWLQSHDQTFTDEELFLRDARSKWFLELESTPSEDAVKTDEMTTKDLQYYMNLVDKAAAGFERI, encoded by the exons ATGATGGAGCCCCTGCACCTCAGAGCCCAAATAGACTGGAAGG AGATGGAGGAAACAGCCAGAGGactagaagtggagcctgaagatgtgtctgaatggctgcaatctcatgatcaaACTTTTACGGATGAGGAGTTGTTTCTTAGGGATGCGCGAAGCAAGTGGTTCCTTGAGTTGGAATCTACTCccagtgaagatgctgtgaagactgatgaaatgacaacaaaggatttacaGTATTACAtgaacttagttgataaagcagctgcagggtttgagaggatttgA